A genome region from Hymenobacter tibetensis includes the following:
- a CDS encoding TonB-dependent receptor plug domain-containing protein produces MIDFSGQLKSSKLLCRGGATALLAVLGLASAPAKAQQASTSPLDSIQSLPNVRVQGIHLSRFAVGSRVSTLDSSAFAITGSTVADALAVRTPLYLKEYGPGQLASIAIRGTSAQHTAVLWNGFNIMLPTLGQNDFALLPLSGVSQVAVQHGPAGGTYGTGAVGGTLLLSAPAVWGAGPRVRVQADAGSYGLRAGSVEGSFSNQRIAMRTAASYRTADNDFPYEVREITGLTRYRQQNAAQQQWSFAQDATLRVGQQGEVQASVWLTEANREIQPSIGSANSNATQHDQSRRLLAGYRHVSARHESGVRVAWFEDVLDYLSDGVESFSQVRTTQAQADHTVNFKSKASLRGGVEAQHFAVAPGLYRGAVDENRFAGYLLFRYDPHPVLHLSANLRQAILPGRQVPLTPTVGAEWEVLHTEQQQVLVKASASRSYRAPTLNERYWPQGGNPDLRPESGYGYEAGLQHSIKPTKQLKVSSELTAFQQLVDDWVEWRTDPRTSFISPNNLRQVRARGLEASSHLTWRQGQYQLQARASYALTQSEKTRGASDDLVPVGRQLAYVPLHTAALTTDHSWRRWQVATALRFTGYRYVYTGTQYLPAYALLNATVSYTLRLQQTYALTVTGQGFNLTNTSYQTYEARAMPPRWGSLGLRLQWR; encoded by the coding sequence ATGATTGATTTTAGTGGGCAGTTGAAAAGCTCGAAGCTGCTTTGCCGCGGCGGCGCCACCGCGCTACTAGCCGTGCTTGGGCTAGCGAGTGCTCCAGCAAAGGCGCAGCAGGCCTCTACTTCTCCCCTCGACTCCATTCAATCGTTGCCCAACGTGCGGGTACAGGGTATTCACCTAAGCCGCTTTGCGGTTGGCAGCCGCGTCAGCACGCTCGATTCTAGTGCGTTTGCTATAACAGGTAGCACAGTAGCCGACGCCTTAGCAGTTCGCACCCCTCTCTACCTGAAAGAATACGGCCCAGGTCAGTTGGCATCCATTGCCATTCGGGGTACGTCGGCGCAGCATACAGCGGTACTTTGGAACGGCTTCAACATCATGCTGCCCACGTTGGGCCAGAACGACTTTGCCCTCCTACCATTAAGTGGCGTTAGCCAAGTGGCTGTACAGCATGGGCCGGCTGGCGGCACCTACGGCACGGGGGCAGTAGGCGGCACTTTGTTGCTGTCGGCCCCCGCCGTGTGGGGCGCGGGCCCCCGGGTACGGGTGCAGGCTGATGCCGGTAGCTATGGCCTACGCGCTGGCAGTGTAGAGGGCAGCTTCAGCAACCAACGCATAGCGATGCGCACGGCCGCCTCCTACCGCACGGCCGACAACGATTTTCCGTACGAAGTGCGCGAAATAACCGGCTTAACTCGCTACCGCCAACAAAACGCCGCGCAACAGCAGTGGAGTTTCGCGCAGGATGCTACGCTACGGGTAGGACAACAAGGAGAAGTGCAGGCCTCGGTATGGCTCACAGAAGCCAACCGCGAAATTCAACCTTCTATAGGTTCGGCCAATAGCAACGCCACCCAACACGATCAAAGCCGCCGGTTGCTGGCTGGGTACCGGCATGTTTCGGCGCGGCACGAGTCGGGCGTACGGGTGGCGTGGTTTGAAGACGTGCTCGACTACCTGAGCGACGGCGTGGAGAGTTTTTCACAAGTGCGCACAACGCAAGCCCAGGCCGACCATACCGTCAACTTCAAGAGCAAAGCCAGCCTCCGGGGCGGTGTAGAAGCGCAACATTTTGCTGTAGCGCCTGGCCTGTACAGAGGCGCCGTGGATGAAAACCGTTTTGCGGGCTACCTATTATTCCGCTACGACCCCCACCCAGTGCTGCACCTCTCTGCCAACCTGCGCCAGGCTATACTGCCTGGCCGCCAGGTGCCTCTTACGCCTACTGTTGGAGCGGAGTGGGAAGTGTTGCATACAGAACAGCAACAGGTACTAGTGAAGGCCAGTGCTTCGCGCAGCTACCGGGCCCCTACTCTCAATGAGCGGTACTGGCCCCAGGGCGGAAACCCCGATCTGCGACCCGAGAGCGGCTACGGGTATGAAGCCGGACTGCAACACAGCATCAAGCCAACCAAGCAGCTGAAAGTATCGTCGGAACTCACGGCGTTTCAGCAACTGGTAGACGATTGGGTGGAATGGCGCACCGATCCGCGGACCAGCTTCATTTCACCCAACAACCTGCGGCAAGTGCGCGCGCGGGGCCTAGAAGCCAGCAGCCACTTGACATGGCGACAGGGGCAGTACCAGCTTCAGGCCCGGGCTAGTTACGCCCTGACGCAATCAGAGAAGACACGCGGTGCTTCCGATGATTTGGTACCCGTTGGCAGACAGTTGGCATACGTGCCACTACACACGGCTGCCCTCACCACCGACCACAGCTGGCGCCGCTGGCAGGTAGCTACAGCACTCCGATTTACGGGCTACCGCTACGTGTATACGGGCACCCAGTATCTGCCAGCTTATGCCCTGCTGAATGCCACCGTCAGCTACACCCTGCGCCTACAGCAAACCTACGCGTTGACTGTGACCGGACAGGGCTTCAATCTTACCAATACCAGCTACCAAACCTACGAGGCCCGGGCCATGCCGCCGCGTTGGGGGAGCCTGGGGTTGCGCCTGCAATGGCGCTAG
- a CDS encoding YncE family protein, which translates to MSTSFRIFPLFTRAVAVGAGALALLSCNPDDDSQSTPLYNLSKDGSNVLVLNEGQFGTPNGEISLFSKTTKKILNNNAFRTINQRDIGDVIQSMLVVGDRGYIVVNNSKKVEVIDVRTFGEVATVDGLDQPRYAVAAGPDKVYISEWTSGTTGRVAVLDTRTNKVSKTVPVGGRPEQMLLAGGKVYVPNSDQNTVTVINASTDAVESTLTVTEGPSALVQDASGAIWVSCSGITRYGGPPSYAVISSTPGSLIKLNAAASAAALTLPFTRSGPANLQLNAAGTELYYRYSGGVYRMSTTASTLPTTPIIRRSFYGFNVDPQDNTIYGAIAPYTTTGKFIRYQASGTAIDSFNVGLLPNGFVFY; encoded by the coding sequence ATGTCGACATCCTTCCGCATTTTTCCTTTGTTCACGCGTGCAGTTGCTGTGGGCGCCGGGGCACTGGCCCTTCTGAGCTGTAACCCTGATGACGATAGTCAGTCCACTCCGCTCTATAACTTGAGCAAGGACGGCAGCAACGTACTCGTGCTGAACGAAGGGCAGTTTGGCACGCCAAACGGCGAAATCAGCCTATTTAGCAAGACCACGAAGAAAATTCTGAACAACAACGCTTTCCGCACCATCAACCAGCGCGACATCGGCGACGTGATACAGTCCATGCTGGTTGTGGGCGACCGGGGATACATCGTGGTCAACAACAGCAAGAAGGTGGAGGTAATTGACGTTCGCACCTTCGGCGAAGTAGCTACTGTGGATGGCTTGGATCAGCCCCGCTACGCCGTAGCCGCCGGCCCCGACAAAGTGTATATCAGCGAATGGACATCGGGAACTACTGGCCGGGTAGCCGTGCTAGATACCCGCACCAACAAAGTCAGCAAAACAGTTCCGGTGGGTGGCCGGCCCGAGCAAATGCTGCTGGCCGGTGGCAAGGTCTACGTTCCGAACTCCGACCAGAACACCGTTACGGTAATCAATGCCAGCACCGACGCGGTGGAAAGCACCCTGACCGTGACGGAAGGCCCCAGCGCGTTGGTGCAGGATGCCTCCGGCGCTATTTGGGTGTCGTGCAGCGGAATCACCCGCTATGGTGGGCCTCCAAGCTACGCCGTTATTTCCTCCACCCCCGGCAGCCTAATCAAGCTGAATGCGGCGGCTTCCGCAGCGGCGCTTACCCTGCCATTCACTCGTAGCGGCCCCGCCAACTTGCAGCTCAATGCCGCAGGCACCGAACTCTATTACCGGTACAGTGGTGGAGTGTATCGGATGAGCACCACGGCTAGCACGTTGCCCACCACGCCGATAATCCGACGCAGCTTTTATGGCTTCAACGTTGACCCGCAAGACAATACCATCTACGGGGCAATAGCACCATACACTACCACCGGCAAGTTTATCCGCTACCAAGCCAGCGGTACAGCCATTGACTCTTTCAACGTAGGCTTGCTGCCGAACGGGTTTGTGTTCTACTAA
- a CDS encoding AraC family transcriptional regulator has product MKTTLLHIKNMVCPRCVEAVRTVLEQAGYHPTEVTLGHAQLDKDTPADPAAVAPILREAGFDVLMGRAEQMTEQIKGALAEYLEHLRTARMPLTTSAFLTDRFAATYSHLSKVFSRTANLTIEKYLIRLKIEQVKEMLSYGEMTLSEIADQMRYSSGQHLSNQFRQVTGRSVSEFRRDILPKRLSLDQLA; this is encoded by the coding sequence GTGAAAACAACACTGCTTCATATCAAGAACATGGTTTGCCCACGCTGCGTGGAAGCCGTCCGCACCGTACTCGAGCAAGCTGGTTACCACCCGACGGAAGTAACGTTGGGCCATGCGCAGCTCGATAAAGACACTCCTGCCGACCCTGCTGCTGTGGCCCCTATCTTGCGTGAAGCTGGTTTTGACGTGCTCATGGGCCGAGCCGAGCAAATGACCGAGCAAATCAAAGGCGCTCTAGCTGAATACCTAGAGCACCTGCGCACGGCCCGGATGCCTCTTACCACGTCGGCTTTCCTTACCGACCGGTTTGCCGCCACGTACTCGCACTTAAGCAAAGTATTTTCGCGCACCGCCAACCTCACCATCGAAAAATACCTGATTCGGTTGAAGATCGAGCAGGTGAAAGAAATGTTGAGCTACGGCGAAATGACCCTCAGCGAAATTGCTGACCAGATGCGCTACAGCAGCGGCCAACACCTAAGCAACCAGTTCCGCCAAGTAACCGGCCGCTCGGTCAGCGAATTCCGCCGCGACATCCTGCCCAAGCGCTTGTCGCTCGACCAACTGGCTTAG
- a CDS encoding B12-binding domain-containing radical SAM protein, whose protein sequence is MSTLRILLITPPLTQLNTPYPATAYLKGFLSGRGYSHVKQADLGLELVLKLFSEDGLRRVFAAIEAGGFELSDNARRMLRLQRSYVSTIAPVVRFLQNKDTTLASRICHSRFLPEASRFDNVADLEAAFGTMGLTDQARHLATLYLEDLGDLIKETVGPQFGFSRYAEKLAMSATTFDAMHEALRADPNLLDLMLLELLDELLARVQPDVVGFTVPFPGNLYGALRLADRVKATRPATKTLMGGGYPNTELRQIQEPRFFDYIDYLTLDDGEGPWLRLLEYISKQLPAVSQQVSEKTTPAYQVANSQLVGFFTQTVSTIPDVALESGPLTPDKHYLTLQRTFLRDGAGQVQYINHPHPDIPHPEVGTPDYSDLPLSEYLSVIEVLNPMHRLWSDGRWNKLTVAHGCYWKRCSFCDVTLDYISRYETAPATLLVDRIEQIIAQTGQTGFHFVDEAAPPLALRDLAIELLKRRVSITWWGNIRFEKTFTPDLCRLLAASGCIAVSGGLEVASDRLLALMEKGVTIAQVARVTDGFTQAGIMVHAYLMYGFPTQTAQETVDSLEVVRQLFAAGIVQSGYWHRFSMTAHSPVGKNPTKYQVVPVGPEPGPFAWNDLWHDDPTGTDHEQFGAGLAKALYNYLHGVALQEPLSFWFDFRVPKTTVSRQLIQQALQEPAKPDVAKQNQRLFWLGNAPELRQESGKKGPRAVLTFYEQAEDFEVTVPAALGSWLQEVLATLTQEYDTKLSLKDIARTFPAGHSFQQFLESAAWQLLREKGLLVL, encoded by the coding sequence GTGTCCACTCTCCGTATCCTGCTTATTACGCCGCCGCTAACGCAGCTCAACACGCCGTATCCGGCAACGGCCTACCTAAAAGGGTTTCTGAGCGGACGCGGCTACAGCCATGTCAAGCAGGCCGATTTAGGCTTGGAGCTGGTGCTCAAGCTGTTTTCGGAAGATGGACTGCGGCGCGTGTTCGCAGCCATTGAAGCCGGCGGGTTTGAATTGAGCGACAATGCCCGCCGCATGCTGCGGCTACAACGCAGCTACGTGAGCACCATAGCGCCAGTGGTGCGTTTCCTGCAAAACAAGGATACCACGCTGGCCTCCCGCATCTGTCACAGCCGCTTTCTACCCGAAGCCAGCCGCTTTGATAACGTAGCTGATCTGGAGGCTGCCTTCGGTACCATGGGCCTCACCGACCAAGCACGGCACTTGGCTACGCTGTACCTAGAAGACCTTGGCGACTTGATCAAGGAGACGGTAGGACCCCAGTTCGGCTTTTCGCGCTACGCCGAGAAGCTAGCCATGTCGGCTACCACCTTTGATGCCATGCACGAGGCCCTACGGGCTGATCCCAACTTGCTGGACCTGATGCTGCTGGAGCTTCTCGATGAGCTACTAGCCCGCGTGCAGCCCGATGTGGTGGGCTTCACTGTTCCATTTCCCGGCAACCTCTACGGCGCACTACGGCTGGCAGACCGCGTAAAGGCAACCCGCCCTGCCACCAAAACCCTGATGGGTGGTGGCTACCCTAACACAGAGCTACGCCAGATTCAGGAGCCCCGCTTTTTCGACTATATTGACTACCTGACCCTCGATGACGGCGAAGGCCCCTGGCTACGTCTACTGGAATACATCAGCAAGCAACTGCCCGCTGTCAGCCAGCAGGTCAGCGAAAAGACTACACCGGCATACCAGGTAGCCAACAGTCAGCTAGTTGGCTTCTTCACCCAGACAGTAAGCACTATCCCGGATGTAGCATTGGAAAGCGGGCCGTTGACACCCGACAAGCACTACCTCACCTTGCAGCGCACGTTTTTGCGCGATGGCGCGGGGCAGGTGCAGTACATCAACCACCCACACCCCGATATTCCGCACCCGGAAGTGGGCACGCCGGATTATTCTGATTTACCGCTGAGCGAGTATCTGTCGGTGATTGAGGTGCTGAACCCGATGCACCGCCTGTGGAGCGACGGCCGCTGGAACAAGCTAACGGTGGCGCATGGCTGTTATTGGAAGCGCTGTTCGTTTTGCGACGTAACGCTGGACTACATTTCTCGCTACGAAACGGCGCCGGCTACCTTGCTCGTGGACCGCATCGAGCAGATCATAGCCCAAACCGGCCAAACTGGCTTTCACTTCGTGGACGAAGCGGCTCCCCCGCTGGCGCTCCGCGACTTGGCAATTGAGCTGTTGAAGCGCCGAGTTAGCATCACGTGGTGGGGCAATATTCGCTTCGAGAAAACCTTCACTCCCGACTTGTGCCGGCTGCTAGCTGCTTCGGGCTGCATAGCGGTATCGGGTGGTTTGGAGGTGGCTTCGGACAGGCTGCTGGCCCTGATGGAAAAGGGTGTGACCATTGCGCAGGTGGCTCGCGTAACGGATGGATTCACGCAGGCCGGCATTATGGTGCACGCTTATCTGATGTACGGCTTTCCCACCCAAACCGCGCAGGAAACTGTGGACAGCCTGGAGGTGGTGCGGCAGCTCTTTGCGGCGGGTATTGTGCAGAGCGGCTACTGGCACCGCTTCTCGATGACGGCTCACTCACCAGTAGGCAAGAACCCAACGAAATACCAAGTGGTACCGGTTGGCCCTGAGCCCGGCCCCTTCGCTTGGAACGACCTGTGGCACGACGACCCCACCGGCACCGACCACGAGCAGTTTGGGGCTGGCTTGGCCAAAGCACTTTATAACTACCTGCACGGTGTGGCCCTACAAGAGCCCCTCAGCTTCTGGTTTGATTTTCGGGTGCCCAAAACCACGGTTTCGCGTCAGCTTATCCAGCAAGCGCTACAGGAGCCTGCCAAGCCTGATGTGGCCAAACAGAACCAACGGTTGTTTTGGCTGGGCAACGCCCCCGAGCTACGGCAAGAGTCCGGCAAGAAAGGGCCGCGCGCCGTTCTGACCTTCTATGAGCAAGCCGAAGACTTCGAAGTTACTGTGCCGGCGGCTTTGGGTTCCTGGCTTCAGGAAGTACTTGCTACCCTAACGCAGGAGTACGACACCAAGCTTTCACTTAAGGATATAGCCCGCACCTTTCCGGCCGGGCATTCCTTCCAGCAGTTTCTGGAGTCGGCGGCGTGGCAGCTGCTACGGGAGAAAGGCTTGTTGGTGCTTTAA